GCCCATCGGTGAAGGGCAGACAATTTCACAGCCATATATTGTTGCCCTGATGACCCAGGCCCTGCAACTCAAAGGCCATGAGACAGTGCTTGAGATAGGCACTGGCTGTGGCTTTCAGACCGCTATTTTGTCGGATATCTGCGGAAAAGTGTATACGGTGGAAAGGATCAAGCCTTTATTGATCAGGGCTCGGAGGCTGTTTGATTCCCTGCATTATTTTAATATCGTCTGTAAGGTGGATGACGGCACTCTGGGGTGGCCGGAAAACGCTCCCTACGATGCCATTATGGTAACCGCCGCAGGCCCGTCAATACCGGAACCCCTTGTTGAACAGCTGGCAGATCCAGGAAAAATGATTATCCCGGTGGGTGATCGTACCAGTCAGCAACTGGTTGTTATTACCAAGAAGGATGGAAACATCACCACCGATACCATTGAGAATGTTCGATTCGTAAGCCTTATCGGTAATCACGGGTGGCAGTCATGAGCGGGATATTGGAACCGGTTTCCCCGGGTGTGGTCAGGCGGATTTATGACCGTTGCATGGAATGGATCCAGACTCCCTATGGCGTTTGGGTGATGTTCATCCTTGCCGTTGCGGAGTCCTCGTTTTTCCCACTGCCCCCGGATATTTTCCTTATGGCCCTGTGCATTGCCATCCCTGCGAAATCCTTTCGTTATGCAGCGATCT
This Pseudomonadota bacterium DNA region includes the following protein-coding sequences:
- a CDS encoding protein-L-isoaspartate(D-aspartate) O-methyltransferase, coding for MNNYEKARLRMVQEQLVPRNITDVKVLAAMEVIPRHLFVEDALQAQAYGDFPLPIGEGQTISQPYIVALMTQALQLKGHETVLEIGTGCGFQTAILSDICGKVYTVERIKPLLIRARRLFDSLHYFNIVCKVDDGTLGWPENAPYDAIMVTAAGPSIPEPLVEQLADPGKMIIPVGDRTSQQLVVITKKDGNITTDTIENVRFVSLIGNHGWQS